The segment CGGGGGCGACCTGGCCCGTGCCGACCAGCCAGACCACCCGGGCGGCCATCACCGTCGTCTTGCCGGAGCCGGCTCCGGCCACGACGACCTGCGGGGCGAGCGGCGCGGTGATGCAGGCCGTCTGCTCCGGGGTGAACGGGATGCCGAGGAGCTCCTTGAGCTGCTCGGGGTCGGTGATGTGTGCGGTCACCTCAAAGAGGCTAACGCGGAGGACCGACAGTCCGGTCCGGTCCGGTCCGGATCCCGCGAGGGATCCTCGTCACGCGGGCGTGCCCCCGTCCAGCTTGGACAGGTCCACGGTCTCGTCGGCGGGCGGGACGACCACGCGGACGGGCTTGTCGTAGTCGGAGAGGACCATCGCGCCGGGTTCCTCGCCGCCTGCCTTGACCATCTTCAGGATGTAGGGCTTGCCCTTCTGGGAGACGGACACGGTGGTGGTCTCGCCTTCGGCCTTCTTCTTCACCAGGGTCGCGACGGGGGTGCCGGCGACCTCGGAGTCGGGGCCCCGGGTCAGTCCACGGCGCTCTTCCTTGTCCTTGTCGAGGTCGGCGAGGAGCGCCTTCAGGTCGCAGACTCCGCTGAGGTCGGCGCTGCCGGCCTGCCCCGGGGCGATCTTCAGCCAGCGGCCCTTGACCAGTTCGACGGTGGCGTCGATCTGCGCGTCGGGCATCCCCTGCGAGGCCATGGAGGCGCGCCAGAAGGCCTCGTCGCCCTTCATGTAGGTGATCTGGTCGATCTTGCGGAGTTCGGCGGTGCCGCCCTCGATCTTCATCACGCCGGTGCACTCGTCGTGGTCGTTCACCGCGAAGTCGATGTCGAGGGGCTGTCCCTCGGTGACGACCCGGCCGGTCATCCGGAGCGAGGTCGCCGACTGCGTCGCGGTGACGGCCCGATCGCCGATCTCGTCGGCGGTGAGGTCCGCGAACGGATCGGGTGACGGCGAGGGCGCCTCGACCGAGGGGGCGGCGGCCGGGACGCCGGTCGTCGCCGCCCAGGCCGCGACGGGCGCGGGACCCGCGACGACGGCGACGGCGCAGACGACGGCCGCGGCGCGGAGCTTTCGGTGGGACGCCATGCGAGCCTCCTCGCGGTTTCCCCGGCCCCTGTCCACCAGGGTCACCCCGCGCAGGCGTGCCCGCTACTCCGCGCCGCGGGCCGTCTCGTCAGTCGACGACCTGGCGGCCCTCCGGCTGGGCGCTGCACGAGGCGCGGAAGGAGCAGGTCGTGCAGTGCTGGCCGGTGCTGGGCGTGAAGCGCTCGTCGAGGACCCGGCCCGCGGCGTTGGCGAGCAGCTCGCCGACCCACTCCCCGGCCGGCGGTTCCTGCGCCTGGATCTTGGGGAGGGCGTCGCCGCCCTCCTTCTGCGGGGCGCCCTGCCGCAGCTGTACGAGTTCGGCGCCGCCCGGCTCCGGCCGCCGCCCGTCGAAGACCTCGTCGAGGGCGCCCTCGCGGACCGCGAGCTGGTAGACGGCGAGCTGCGGGTGGTTCGCGACCTCGTCACGGGTGGGGGCGGACTTGCCGGTCTTGAAGTCGACGACGTACGCGCGGCCGTGCTCGTCGGTCTCGACGCGGTCCATGGAGCCCCGGATGCGGACCTCGTAGGCGCCCGCCTCCAGGGTCACGTCGAAGTCGTGCTCCGAGGCGGCCGGGGTGCGGCCGCCCCGGTCCATGACGTGCCAGCTCAGGAAGCGTTCGAGGGCCACGCGCGCGTTCTGCTTCTCCTGGGCCGACTTCCAGGGGGCGTCGAAGGCGAGGGCGTCCCAGACGGAGTCGAGGCGGGCCATGAGGACGTCGAGGTCGGCGGGGGTACGTCCGGAGGCGACCTCGTCGGCGAGGACGTGGACGACGTTGCCGAAGCCCTGGGCGGCCGTGGCGGGGGCCGCGGCTTTGACCTCGCGGCCCAGGAACCACTGCAGGGAGCAGGTGCCGACCAGGTTCTCCAGGGAGCTCGGCGAGAGGGCGACGGGCCGGTCGCGCTCGCGCAGCGGTTCCGTGCCGCGGGTCGGCTCGAAAAGGCCCCACCAGCGGTCCGGGTGCGCCGCCGGGACCAGCGGCTGGCCGTCCTCGTCGGTGAGCGCGGCGAGCTCGGCGAGGCGGTGGGCGGCGGCGTCGCGGAGCGCGGGCGAGGCTTCCGGGTCGACGGTGGTGGCCCGCAGCTCGGCCACCATCGCGGAGACGGCGAGCGGGCGGCGGGGGCGGCCGGGCACGTCCTTGGGCTCGGCACCCAGCTCGGTGAGGAAACGGGAGGGTTGGTCGCCGTCCTCGGCGGGGGCCTTCACGGCGGTGACGACGAGCCGGTCACGCGCGCGCGTGGCGGCCACGTAGAAGAGCCGGCGCTCCTCGGCGAGGAGGGCGCCGGGGGTGAGGGGCTCGGCGAGGCCGTCACGGCCGATGCGGTCGGCCTCCAGGAGGGAGCCGCGGCGCCGTAGGTCGGGCCAGAGACCTTCCTGGACACCGGCGACGACGACGAGGCTCCACTCCAGGCCCTTGGAACGATGGGCGGTCATGAGGCGGACGGCGTCGGGGCGGGTGTGGCGTCGGGTGAGGGTGTCGGCGGCGATGTCCTGGGCGTCGAGCTCTTCGAGGAAGTTGAGGACACCGCGGCCGCCGACGCGCTCCTCGGCGCGGGCGGCGGTCTCGAAGAGGGCGCAGACGGCGTCGAGGTCACGGTCGGCGTTGCGCCCGGCGGGCCCGCCGCGGAGAGCGGCGCGCTCCAGTCGGCCCGGCCAGGGGGTGCCGCTCCAGAGCACCCAGAGGGCCTCCTCGGCGGTGCCTCCGTCGGCGAGGAGGACCCGGGTCTTGCGGAGGAGGTCGCCCAGGCGGTGGGCCCCGCGGGAGTACGCGGGATCGTGCGCGACCAGGCGCTCGGGCTGGGCGAGGGCGCGGGCGAGCAGGACGTCGGAGGGGGGCGGGACCTTGTTGCCCGCGGCGCGCTCCTCGTCGCGGAGGGCGCGGCCCAGGCGACGGAGGTCGGCGGGGTCCACCCCTGCGAGGGGTGAGGCGAGGAGTTCGAGCGCGGTCTCGACGGTGAGCCATCCGGTGGCGGCGTCGGGGTCCCTCGGTTCGGGGTCGGGTGCGGCGCCGTCGTCGGTCGTGCCCGCCCCTTCCGCTCCGGCGGAACGGGCGCCCACGACCGAGGCCACGGCACGCAGCGCCAGCAGCAGGGGGGCCACCGCCGGCTCGTGCCTCAGCGGGGTGTCCGCCGCGTCCGTTTCCACCGGGACTCCCGCCGAGGTGAGGGCGCGGCGGAGGGACGGGAGGGAGGCGGCGGCTCGGGTGAGGACGGCCATGTCCTGCCAGGGGACGCCGTCCTCCAGGTGTGCGCGGCGCAGCAGGTCGGCGATGTTCTCGGCCTCCGCGGAGGCCGTGGGGTACGTGTACGCCTCCGCCCGGCCCCCGTCCCGCACCGGTGTGAGGTCCCGGTGGGCGCGGACCTTGTCGGCGGGGAGGCGGGGCATCGGCATCCGCTGGGCGAGCGTTCGGGTCGCGCCGAGCAGTTCGGCGCCCGAGCGGCGCGCGGTGCGCAGGACGCGTACGTCGGCGCCGCCGAAGGTCGCGGGGAAGTCGAGGATGCCGTTCACGTCGGCGCCCCGGAAGGCGTAGATGGACTGGTCGGGGTCGCCGAAGGCGACGACCGTGCGGCGGCCGCCGCCCCCGAGGGCGTGGAGCAGCCGGACCTGCGCCGGGTCGGTGTCCTGGTACTCGTCGACGTAGATCGCGTCGTACGCGGGCAGGCTGACGTCCTCGGCGAGGAGCACGGCCCGGTGGACGAGCTCCGTGTAGTCGAGGACGCCCTGGAGGTCGAGGACGTCGAGGTACTCGGCGAGGAAGCCGGCCGCCGCCTTCCAGTCGGGCCGGCCGACCCGCTGCGCGAAGTCGGCGAGGGCTTCGGGTCCGAGGCCCAGTTCACGGGAGCGCGCGAGGACGGCCCGTACCTCGTCGGCGAAGCCGCGGGTGGTGAGGCAGGCGCGCAGTTCGTCGGGCCAGCGGATGCTCCCGAGGCCGTCCTTCTCCAGGTCGATGTGGCCGGCGAGGAGCTCGCGTACGGCGAGGTCCTGCTCGGGTCCGGAGAGCAGCCGCAGCGGTTCGGCGAAGAGTTCGGCGTCCTGGTGGGCGCGGATCAGGGCGTAGCAGTACGAGTGGAAGGTGGTGGCCTGCGGCGGGCGGCGGCCGCCGAGCCGGGCGGCCATGCGGTCGCGGAGTTCGACGGCGGCCTTGCGGCTGAAGGTGAGGACGAGGAGCCGTTCGGGGTCGGCGCCGTTCTCCATCCGGGCGGCGACGGCCTCGACCAGGGTCGTCGTCTTGCCGGTGCCGGGTCCGGCGAGGACGAGAAGAGGTCCGCCGCCGTGGTCAACCACTTCCCGTTGGGTTGCGTCCAGCTGAGGGGGATCCAACGGGGCCGGCGTGGTACGCACCAGTCGGTACGCGCCCGGGGTCCGCTGCCGTCCCGAACCCGGGTACGGCTGTCCCTGGTGCGGCGGCGTACGCCGGGTGGTCGAGGAGGTACTCACGTGGGTCGCCGGTCCTGGTGGGAGTGGTGGTGCGGGTGAGGCGGCCGTCCGCCGTGGCCGGCCGGCGGGCTCTCCGGCCCGCGGTCGCCTCGGGAGACGCGAACGTCGACGTTACGCGAAACGGCCCGTCGCCGAGCCGTACTCCGTACCCCGTTCCGTCCCGTGTGCGCCCCGCCCGCCGCCGCCCGTGCCTCGACCGGCCGGTGTGTCCTCGGCCGACGTCCTCAGGTGTGAGTTCCGTCCCAGCGCGCCCGCCGCATGTCGATCTTCGGCACGTGTCCCTCGGCCGCGCGGCCCGCCTCGCGGAGCGGGGTGCCCTCCTCGCGGTAGTGGTCGAGGGCCCTCAGCTCGTGCCCGGGGAGCAGGGTGCCGTCCGCGCGGACCACTCGCCACCAGGGGGCCGTCCCGCCGTACAGGGCCATCACCCGGCCGACCTGACGCGGGCCGCCCTCGCCCAGCCATTCGGCGACGTCGCCATAGGTCATCACCCGGCCGGGCGGGATTCCGTCGGCGACGTCGAGCACCCGCTCCGCGTACTCGGGCAGTTCTCCGGTCTCCCCCACGGGCACCTCCATGCTCATCCGCCCCATCCTGCCTCACCCCACCGACATGGCCCTGATGCCTCCGCGCGGCGGCTCTTCGTGCCACCATCGTGCGGGCGGTGACTGGTGATACGAGATCAAGAGCGACAAATACACGAACAAGACCACGGCCGAGAGCAAGGCCTGGAGCCAGAGCAAGAGCGAAATCGCGAGCAAGAACGAGAACGACAAGACGCACATGCAGAGACGGACATGGTGATGGGGCAGGACATTCAGCCTCCGGAGGAGGCCCGGCCCGACGTGCCCGAACGGGTCTCCGGCGACGAGCCGCTGCTCGCCGCCCGCGTCCACCGGCCCTCCGACCTGATGCGGCTGCTCGCCGGTCTGCTCGCCATCGGGCTCGTCATCGCCGTCGCCGCGTTCGCCCACGCGACGACCTCGGGCCTTGAGGAGGACATCAACAAGGGCGCCGGCGGCGCACCCGATGTCTTCGTCAAGATCGCCGGTCTCGTCTCCTCCATCGCCGTCCTGCTCGTCCCCGTAGCCTTCGCCATCGAACGCCTGATCAAACGTGACGGGCTGCGCATCGCGGACGGTGTCCTCGCCGCCGTCCTCGCGCACGGCGTCACCCTCGCCACCGACCTCTGGGTCGCCCAGGCCGCGCCCGGCACCATCCAGGACGCGCTGACCCAGCCGGCGTCCGGCGGCGGGCTCACCGACCCCGTGCACAACTACCTCGCCCCGGTGATCGCGTACATGACCGCCGTCGGCATGGCCCGCAGACCCCGCTGGCGGGTGTCGCTCTGGGCGGTGCTGCTGCTCGACGCGTTCACCATGCTGGTGGCCGGCTACACCACCGCGCTCTCGATCATCCTGACCGTCCTGATCGGCTGGACGGTGGCGTACGGCACGCTGTACGCGGTCGGCTCCCCCAACGTCCGGCCCACCGGGCAGACCCTCCTCGCCGGCCTGCGCCGGGTCGGCTTCCGGCCCGTGACGGCGCTGCGCGCCGAGGGCGTGCCCGACTCTTCGGACAGCGGGGACCGGGGCCGCCGGTACATCGTGACCCTGGAGGACGGGCCGCCGCTCGACGTCACCGTCGTCGACCGCGAGCAGCAGGCGCACGGCTTCTTCTACCGCGCGTGGCGGCGGATCACCCTGCGGACGATCACCACCCGCCGGTCGATCGTCTCGCTGCGGCAGGCCCTGGAGCAGGAAGCGCTCCTCGCGTACGCGGCGATCGCCGCCGGGGCGAACGCGCCGAAGCTGATCGCCACCTCCGAGCTCGGACCGGACGCCGTGATGCTCGTGTACGAGCACATCGGCGGCCGCAGCCTCGACTCGCTCGACGACGACGACATCACCGACGAGCTGGTCCGCAGCGCCTGGCGGCAGGTACGGGCGCTCCAGTCGCGCCGGATCGCACACCGCCGGCTCACGGGCGACGCGATTCTGGTGGATCGTTCCGGCAGGGTGATCCTCACCGATCTGCGCGGCGGTGAGATCGCGGCCGGCGATCTGATCCTGCGGATGGACATCGCCCAGCTGCTCACCACCCTCGGTCTGCGCGTCGGTCCCGAGCGCACGGTCGCCGCGGCCGTCGAGGTGCTCGGCCCGGACGCCGTCGCCGACTGTCTGCCGCTGCTCCAGCCGATCGCGCTGAGCCGCTCCACGCGCGCGACGCTGCGGAAGCTGGCCCGGGAGCGGTCGGCACGCGAGCGGGAGGCCGTGCTCGCGGCCTCGGAGGCGGCCAAGCACGAACGGGAGCTGGCGAAGGCCGAGGCCGCCGCGGCCGCCGCGGAACCGACGGCCGCGCGGGCGGAGACCAAGGCCGAGAAGAAGGCGGACAAGAAGGCCGAGAAGCGGGCCCTCGACACGGCTCTCGACGAGGCCCGCGAAGAGGATCTGCTGGCCCAGATCCGTCAGCAGGTACTGCTCATCCGC is part of the Streptomyces sp. NBC_00250 genome and harbors:
- a CDS encoding ATP-dependent helicase, whose translation is MSTSSTTRRTPPHQGQPYPGSGRQRTPGAYRLVRTTPAPLDPPQLDATQREVVDHGGGPLLVLAGPGTGKTTTLVEAVAARMENGADPERLLVLTFSRKAAVELRDRMAARLGGRRPPQATTFHSYCYALIRAHQDAELFAEPLRLLSGPEQDLAVRELLAGHIDLEKDGLGSIRWPDELRACLTTRGFADEVRAVLARSRELGLGPEALADFAQRVGRPDWKAAAGFLAEYLDVLDLQGVLDYTELVHRAVLLAEDVSLPAYDAIYVDEYQDTDPAQVRLLHALGGGGRRTVVAFGDPDQSIYAFRGADVNGILDFPATFGGADVRVLRTARRSGAELLGATRTLAQRMPMPRLPADKVRAHRDLTPVRDGGRAEAYTYPTASAEAENIADLLRRAHLEDGVPWQDMAVLTRAAASLPSLRRALTSAGVPVETDAADTPLRHEPAVAPLLLALRAVASVVGARSAGAEGAGTTDDGAAPDPEPRDPDAATGWLTVETALELLASPLAGVDPADLRRLGRALRDEERAAGNKVPPPSDVLLARALAQPERLVAHDPAYSRGAHRLGDLLRKTRVLLADGGTAEEALWVLWSGTPWPGRLERAALRGGPAGRNADRDLDAVCALFETAARAEERVGGRGVLNFLEELDAQDIAADTLTRRHTRPDAVRLMTAHRSKGLEWSLVVVAGVQEGLWPDLRRRGSLLEADRIGRDGLAEPLTPGALLAEERRLFYVAATRARDRLVVTAVKAPAEDGDQPSRFLTELGAEPKDVPGRPRRPLAVSAMVAELRATTVDPEASPALRDAAAHRLAELAALTDEDGQPLVPAAHPDRWWGLFEPTRGTEPLRERDRPVALSPSSLENLVGTCSLQWFLGREVKAAAPATAAQGFGNVVHVLADEVASGRTPADLDVLMARLDSVWDALAFDAPWKSAQEKQNARVALERFLSWHVMDRGGRTPAASEHDFDVTLEAGAYEVRIRGSMDRVETDEHGRAYVVDFKTGKSAPTRDEVANHPQLAVYQLAVREGALDEVFDGRRPEPGGAELVQLRQGAPQKEGGDALPKIQAQEPPAGEWVGELLANAAGRVLDERFTPSTGQHCTTCSFRASCSAQPEGRQVVD
- a CDS encoding MGMT family protein, coding for MGRMSMEVPVGETGELPEYAERVLDVADGIPPGRVMTYGDVAEWLGEGGPRQVGRVMALYGGTAPWWRVVRADGTLLPGHELRALDHYREEGTPLREAGRAAEGHVPKIDMRRARWDGTHT
- a CDS encoding flippase-like domain-containing protein, translating into MVMGQDIQPPEEARPDVPERVSGDEPLLAARVHRPSDLMRLLAGLLAIGLVIAVAAFAHATTSGLEEDINKGAGGAPDVFVKIAGLVSSIAVLLVPVAFAIERLIKRDGLRIADGVLAAVLAHGVTLATDLWVAQAAPGTIQDALTQPASGGGLTDPVHNYLAPVIAYMTAVGMARRPRWRVSLWAVLLLDAFTMLVAGYTTALSIILTVLIGWTVAYGTLYAVGSPNVRPTGQTLLAGLRRVGFRPVTALRAEGVPDSSDSGDRGRRYIVTLEDGPPLDVTVVDREQQAHGFFYRAWRRITLRTITTRRSIVSLRQALEQEALLAYAAIAAGANAPKLIATSELGPDAVMLVYEHIGGRSLDSLDDDDITDELVRSAWRQVRALQSRRIAHRRLTGDAILVDRSGRVILTDLRGGEIAAGDLILRMDIAQLLTTLGLRVGPERTVAAAVEVLGPDAVADCLPLLQPIALSRSTRATLRKLARERSAREREAVLAASEAAKHERELAKAEAAAAAAEPTAARAETKAEKKADKKAEKRALDTALDEAREEDLLAQIRQQVLLIRPQAPVEPVRLERIKPRTLISLIAGAVAAYFLLSQIAKTPLSTVSQADWRWVAVAVLFSAVSYLAAAMSLLGFVPERVGFWRTVVAQVAGSFVKIVAPAAVGGVALNTRFLQRSGVRPGLAVASVGASQLFGLGAHILLLLSFGYLTGTERSQSFTPSRTVIAGLLTVAVLVLVVTAIPFMRKFVSTRLRSLFAGVVPRMLDVLQRPLKLVTGIGGMLLLTAAFVLCLDASIRAFGHGHQSISYASVAVVFLAGNALGSAAPTPGGIGAVEGALTLGLLAVGLPIEVATPAVLLYRLLTLWVPVLPGWICFNWLTKREAL